One Pecten maximus chromosome 7, xPecMax1.1, whole genome shotgun sequence genomic window carries:
- the LOC117331223 gene encoding uncharacterized protein K02A2.6-like → MAVRHGNIEEFDINSQNWDEYIERLEHYFVANTVDDDAIKRSILLTVCGSKTYGLIRNVVSPEKPSDKTYDELKTAIGTHLKPKPLVIAERFKFHQRKQREGETVSQFLAELRKLSEHCNFEGFLNDAIRDRFVCGLSSTATQRKLLSESDLTLKRAMDIAISMEMADSESRKLKETVFDDGKNAERTHKVFTQCFRCGKNNHNADNCYYKNSKCHKCHENGHLSKMCHVNKSRQNVNKPRSHQSTESTGGTPGNKKGHKMKKKSPKVNFVDFDMDSSGVQDTEQQYSWPLFSINSGGHKEINIDLLIDNKQQKMELDTGASVSLMSEKEYKQKYDGKLNKSSTVLRTYTGQLLPVVGEKSVTVQYGDQHLSLPLLVVKADGPALLGRNWLSQLKLNWQSIKYTIHDNLEKEIFQKYKVFNEELGTVKGVTATLRLKDNCTPKFFKPRPVPFALKDKIGEELERLEKAGILRKVESSDWGTPIVPVLKPDGSVRICGDYKVTINPYLDVPEYPLPTSEELFAKLNGGEQFSKLDLTSAYQQVLLDEESRNLVTINTHQGLYQYTRLPFGVAAAPAIFQRTMDQVLQGIEGVGCILDDILITGKSDVEHRHNLHTTLQRLENFGIRLRKDKCFFLRDEVEYFAFKVNKEGIHPSPRKVEAILKLADPQNKRELQSWLGIVNYYRKFIPNMATVLEPLTHLLANDVEWQWSPTCANACETIKKLLVSSEVMVHYDPKKPLTLAVDASSYGLGAVISHTIESNDKPIAYVSRTLTSAERNYSQIEKEALAIIFGIQRFHQYLYGRRFTLLTDHKPLTTILGPKKGIPVLAASRLQRWAIQLSAYQFDIKFRSTDKNGNADVLSRFPMKEEESGVDDNYVFYEEAQLVNKMQVNSLPVTATRIAAATKGDTTLARVMEFTRSGWPNVEMGDELKPYHRIRDELTMEEGCLLRGVRVIIPNQYQSEILDELHSNHPGIVRMKSLARLHAWWPNMDVDIERKVSGCEACQKVLPNAPKSPANPWRWPSAPWNRIHIDFAGPFMSEMFMVVVDAHSKWLDVIRMSSTTTASTINALRFLFASYGLPKELVSDNGPQFTAAEFATFLKENGVRHILSAPYHPSSNGEAERAVRTFKQAMKSLVQSDSSLNQKLASFLLSYRTTPHSLTKTPPSELFLGRKLRTRLDIMRPDLSGKIQQKTTPTESKTRLFEIGDIVITRDYRGNPRKPSWIKGIVIRKLGPMTYTIQVDNLIWKRHVDQIRTCDPACNFEPREQAVPDTHNSLDSLPGILPNPTIGTQRIPSADCPIRIQTSEVATTTPETDQTDPSTNVTHEHRYPRRDIIKPSRLIENC, encoded by the coding sequence GTGGCAGTAAGACATACGGACTTATTCGGAATGTAGTGAGTCCTGAAAAACCCAGTGATAAAACGTACGATGAACTGAAAACGGCTATTGGCACACACCTTAAACCCAAACCGTTGGTCATAGCGGAAAGGTTCAAATTCCACCAACGTAAACAGAGGGAAGGAGAAACGGTGAGTCAATTCTTAGCTGAACTTCGTAAATTAAGCGAACATTGTAATTTTGAAGGCTTTCTTAACGATGCAATACGTGATAGATTCGTGTGTGGATTATCCTCCACTGCAACACAGCGTAAATTACTCTCAGAATCTGATCTCACATTGAAAAGAGCCATGGACATTGCAATTAGTATGGAGATGGCTGACAGCGAATCTCGTAAACTTAAGGAAACAGTGTTTGATGATGGTAAGAATGCGGAAAGGACACACAAAGTGTTTACACAATGCTTTCGTTGTGGTAAGAACAATCACAATGCAGACAATTGTTACTACAAAAACAGCAAATGTCACAAATGTCACGAAAACGGACATTTGAGTAAAATGTGTCATGTCAACAAATCGCGACAGAATGTAAACAAACCGCGATCacatcaaagtactgaaagtactggtGGTACTCCAGGAAACAAAAAGGGacataaaatgaagaaaaaaagtcCTAAGGTCAACTTTGTGGATTTTGACATGGATTCTTCTGGTGTCCAGGATACTGAACAACAGTACTCATGGCCTCTATTTTCAATCAATTCTGGTGGTCATAAAGAGATAAACATTGATTTGTTAATTGACAACAAACAACAGAAAATGGAGTTAGATACTGGCGCTTCAGTTTCGTTGATGTCGGAAAAGGAGTACAAACAGAAGTATGATGGAAAACTTAACAAGTCATCAACAGTATTAAGAACATACACCGGTCAGCTTTTACCAGTTGTCGGAGAAAAAtctgttactgtacagtatggagACCAACATCTATCGCTACCATTACTTGTTGTCAAAGCTGATGGACCAGCATTACTGGGTAGGAACTGGTTAAGTCAATTAAAACTTAATTGGCAGTCCATCAAGTACACCATCCATGATAACTTGGAGAAGGAAATCTTCCAGAAATACAAGGTTTTCAATGAAGAGCTTGGTACTGTGAAAGGTGTAACTGCGACACTTCGATTGAAAGATAACTGTACACCAAAGTTTTTCAAACCAAGGCCCGTGCCTTTTGCTCTAAAGGACAAGATTGGTGAAGAGCTTGAACGCTTGGAAAAGGCCGGTATTCTCAGAAAAGTGGAGAGTTCTGATTGGGGCACTCCTATTGTACCAGTGTTGAAGCCTGATGGATCTGTGAGGATATGTGGGGACTATAAAGTCACTATCAATCCCTACTTGGATGTTCCAGAATATCCTTTACCCACAAGTGAAGAGTTGTTTGCAAAGTTGAATGGTGGTGAACAGTTCTCAAAACTTGATTTGACTAGTGCGTATCAACAAGTACTCTTAGACGAGGAGTCGCGAAACCTTGTAACCATCAACACACACCAAGGTTTGTACCAGTATACGCGTCTTCCATTTGGAGTTGCGGCTGCACCAGCTATTTTTCAACGCACAATGGATCAAGTCCTGCAAGGAATTGAGGGTGTCGGATGCATATTAGATGATATTCTAATTACGGGGAAATCTGACGTGGAACACCGTCACAATCTTCATACGACACTACAGCGACTTGAAAATTTCGGTATACGACTACGGAAAGACAAATGTTTTTTCCTTCGCGATGAAGTAGAATATTTCGCGTTCAAAGTCAACAAAGAAGGTATCCACCCTTCACCGAGAAAAGTGGaagccattttgaaattggctGATCCTCAGAATAAGCGTGAACTTCAATCTTGGCTCGGTATTGTGAATTATTACCGGAAATTCATTCCCAACATGGCGACTGTCCTTGAGCCTCTTACTCATCTGCTTGCCAATGATGTTGAATGGCAATGGAGCCCAACATGTGCGAATGCGTGTGAGACTATCAAGAAACTTTTGGTTTCATCTGAAGTTATGGTACATTATGACCCAAAGAAACCATTGACGTTAGCTGTCGATGCTTCATCATATGGACTTGGAGCTGTTATCTCGCACACCATTGAGTCGAACGACAAACCCATAGCGTATGTTTCGCGCACCTTGACATCTGCGGAAAGGAATTATTCGCAGATAGAAAAAGAAGCGTTAGCGATTATCTTTGGAATTCAACGGTTTCACCAGTATCTGTACGGGCGACGTTTTACCCTATTGACGGACCATAAACCGCTGACAACTATATTGGGACCAAAGAAGGGCATTCCGGTTTTGGCCGCGTCTCGATTGCAAAGATGGGCGATACAGTTATCCGCGTACCAGTTCGACATAAAGTTTCGTTCAACGGATAAAAACGGAAATGCTGATGTGTTATCACGTTTTCCTATGAAAGAGGAGGAAAGTGGAGTTGACGACAACTATGTGTTCTATGAGGAAGCTCAGTTAGTGAACAAAATGCAAGTTAACAGCTTACCTGTTACTGCTACGCGTATCGCTGCGGCAACAAAAGGAGATACAACTTTGGCACGCGTAATGGAATTTACCCGAAGTGGATGGCCAAATGTGGAAATGGGAGATGAACTTAAACCATATCACAGAATTCGTGATGAACTGACCATGGAGGAAGGATGCTTACTCCGAGGAGTACGAGTAATCATTCCGAACCAATATCAAAGTGAAATATTAGATGAACTGCATAGCAACCATCCAGGAATTGTTAGAATGAAATCCCTGGCTCGGTTACATGCATGGTGGCCAAACATGGATGTGGATATTGAACGGAAAGTGTCGGGCTGTGAGGCATGTCAGAAAGTACTACCAAATGCACCGAAATCTCCTGCAAACCCTTGGAGATGGCCGTCGGCACCATGGAACCGTATTCATATCGATTTTGCTGGACCATTCATGAGTGAAATGTTCATGGTAGTGGTCGATGCACATTCAAAGTGGTTAGATGTGATACGCATGTCTTCCACGACCACAGCCAGTACTATCAACGCGTTGAGGTTTCTATTCGCGTCGTATGGTTTACCCAAAGAACTAGTTTCAGATAATGGACCGCAATTTACTGCAGCAGAGTTTGCCACATTCTTGAAAGAAAATGGAGTACGTCATATACTTTCTGCACCTTATCACCCCAGCTCAAACGGCGAGGCAGAGAGAGCTGTACGTACATTCAAGCAAGCTATGAAATCCCTGGTTCAGTCAGATAGTAGTCTGAACCAGAAACTTGCTTCGTTTTTGTTGTCGTACCGTACAACACCACATAGTCTCACCAAGACTCCACCCAGTGAACTATTCTTGGGAAGGAAGTTGAGGACCAGGTTGGATATTATGCGTCCGGATCTTTCTGGGAAAATTCAACAAAAGACTACACCAACAGAGTCAAAAACACGATTGTTCGAAATTGGTGACATTGTCATTACTCGCGACTACCGTGGAAACCCACGGAAACCTTCATGGATCAAAGGTATTGTTATCCGCAAGCTAGGACCAATGACATATACCATTCAGGTGGACAACCTTATATGGAAAAGACATGTGGATCAAATACGTACATGTGATCCAGCTTGTAACTTTGAACCAAGAGAGCAAGCAGTTCCAGACACTCACAATTCTCTGGACAGTCTTCCAGGTATCTTACCTAATCCAACCATTGGTACTCAGAGGATTCCTTCAGCAGATTGTCCAATTAGGATTCAAACCAGTGAAGTAGCTACTACTACACCAGAGACTGATCAGACTGATCCATCGACCAATGTGACACATGAACATCGCTATCCACGTCGTGATATAATCAAACCATCGCGTCTGATTGAAAACTGTTAA